The following are from one region of the Thermococcus cleftensis genome:
- a CDS encoding acetate--CoA ligase family protein produces MEAPKLDFLFYPRSVAVIGASNVPGKVGNAIMRSITLRYDGKVYAVNVKGGEIEVNGRKFPVYRSIKDVPDEVDVAVIAVPAKFVPDVIDECGEKGVKGAVVISAGFKEAGRAELEEELVRRARKWGIRVVGPNCLGVTNLENGFDCNFNPPERQARPPFGKVAFMSQSGAFGAAILDWAASHKIGMSKFISLGNMADLDESDFIAYLGEDEKTGVITGYIEGVKDGRKFFNVAKEVTLKKPIIILKAGRTEAGAKAAASHTGSLAGSYKIYEAAFEQTGVLSAKSMRQLFNYAKALAMQKPAKGNRVAIVTNGGGAGVMMSDGLLERGMKLAELSEETNERFRKDIEEGKLPHHMSYRNPIDVIGDAPSSRYEIAMRYALEDPNVDVLVVIALFQSPALDEGIVEAMERMQAYGKPIVFVAPGGAYPHKMARNIELKGVPVYETVEDGVDAVYALVKYGEWLRENGKL; encoded by the coding sequence ATGGAGGCGCCAAAGCTCGATTTCCTGTTTTACCCGAGAAGCGTCGCTGTCATCGGGGCATCGAACGTCCCCGGAAAGGTTGGAAACGCCATAATGCGCTCAATAACGCTCCGCTACGACGGAAAGGTCTACGCCGTGAACGTCAAGGGCGGCGAGATAGAGGTCAACGGAAGGAAGTTCCCGGTTTACAGGAGCATCAAGGACGTTCCGGACGAGGTCGATGTTGCGGTAATAGCTGTCCCTGCCAAGTTTGTCCCCGACGTCATCGACGAGTGCGGCGAGAAGGGCGTTAAGGGTGCCGTCGTCATCTCCGCCGGCTTTAAGGAGGCCGGAAGGGCCGAGCTCGAGGAGGAGCTCGTCAGGCGTGCGAGGAAGTGGGGTATAAGGGTCGTCGGACCGAACTGTCTCGGCGTTACGAACCTTGAGAACGGCTTTGACTGCAACTTCAACCCGCCGGAGAGACAGGCCAGGCCGCCCTTTGGAAAGGTTGCCTTCATGAGCCAGAGCGGTGCCTTCGGTGCGGCAATCCTTGACTGGGCGGCCAGCCACAAGATAGGAATGAGCAAGTTCATCAGCCTCGGCAACATGGCCGACCTCGACGAGAGCGACTTCATAGCGTACCTCGGCGAGGACGAGAAGACCGGGGTCATCACCGGCTACATCGAGGGCGTCAAGGACGGGAGGAAGTTCTTCAACGTTGCTAAGGAGGTCACGCTCAAGAAGCCCATCATAATCCTCAAGGCTGGAAGGACTGAGGCAGGTGCCAAGGCGGCCGCTTCCCACACTGGTTCCCTCGCGGGGTCCTACAAGATATACGAGGCCGCCTTCGAGCAGACCGGTGTTCTCAGCGCCAAGAGCATGCGCCAGCTCTTCAACTACGCCAAAGCCCTGGCGATGCAGAAGCCGGCCAAAGGGAACCGCGTGGCGATAGTCACCAACGGCGGTGGAGCGGGAGTCATGATGAGTGACGGTCTGCTTGAGAGGGGAATGAAGCTCGCCGAGCTGAGCGAAGAGACCAACGAACGCTTTAGGAAAGACATCGAGGAAGGCAAGCTCCCGCACCACATGAGCTACAGAAACCCGATAGACGTCATAGGCGACGCCCCGTCGAGCAGGTACGAGATAGCAATGCGCTATGCCCTTGAAGACCCGAACGTCGACGTCCTCGTGGTCATAGCTCTCTTCCAGAGCCCCGCTTTGGACGAGGGAATCGTCGAGGCCATGGAGAGAATGCAAGCTTACGGCAAGCCGATAGTCTTCGTGGCCCCTGGTGGAGCTTACCCGCACAAGATGGCCAGGAACATCGAGCTCAAGGGCGTCCCCGTCTACGAGACAGTTGAAGACGGCGTCGATGCCGTTTATGCCCTCGTCAAGTACGGCGAGTGGCTGAGGGAGAATGGAAAACTTTAA
- a CDS encoding winged helix-turn-helix domain-containing protein codes for MAKVKVITDPEVIKLMLEDTRRKILSLLRNREMTISQLSEILGKTPQTIYHHIEKLKEAGLVEVKRTEMKGNLVEKYYGRTADAFYINLYLGDEELRYFARSRLKTKLEVFKALGYEFNDDELLNTMDELLKKEHEFKTEISKEIEGNEEALKDFSNEDIIHAIEWLAMARMGRDEEAIELLRKLGKILKK; via the coding sequence ATGGCAAAGGTCAAGGTCATAACCGACCCAGAGGTCATAAAACTGATGCTCGAGGACACGAGGAGGAAGATACTGAGCCTGCTCCGCAACAGGGAGATGACGATTTCCCAGCTGAGCGAGATACTCGGGAAGACGCCCCAGACGATATACCACCACATCGAGAAGCTCAAGGAAGCGGGCTTGGTCGAAGTCAAGAGGACGGAGATGAAGGGCAACCTCGTGGAGAAGTACTACGGAAGAACCGCCGACGCCTTCTACATAAACCTCTACCTCGGCGACGAGGAGCTTCGCTACTTCGCGCGCTCGAGGCTCAAGACCAAGCTCGAGGTCTTCAAGGCCCTTGGCTATGAGTTCAACGACGATGAACTGCTCAACACCATGGACGAGCTTCTCAAGAAGGAGCACGAGTTCAAGACCGAGATATCGAAGGAGATAGAGGGGAACGAAGAGGCCCTCAAGGACTTCTCCAACGAGGATATAATCCACGCGATAGAGTGGCTCGCGATGGCCAGAATGGGCCGTGATGAAGAGGCGATAGAGCTACTCAGAAAGCTCGGGAAAATTCTTAAAAAATAA
- a CDS encoding DUF211 domain-containing protein, which yields MAKGIRLLVLDVLKPHQPMVTELALGLSELEGVDGVNITLVEIDKETENVKITMVGDNLDYDEIVRTIEEFGGVVHSIDMVAAGKKIVEEGETPQDKLEEY from the coding sequence ATGGCGAAGGGAATAAGGTTGCTGGTCCTTGACGTGCTCAAGCCGCACCAGCCGATGGTGACAGAGCTGGCGCTCGGACTCAGCGAGCTCGAGGGAGTCGACGGCGTCAACATAACCCTCGTGGAGATAGACAAGGAAACAGAAAACGTCAAGATAACGATGGTCGGCGACAACCTCGACTACGACGAGATAGTCAGAACCATCGAGGAGTTTGGGGGAGTGGTCCACAGCATAGACATGGTCGCGGCGGGCAAGAAGATAGTGGAGGAGGGCGAAACCCCCCAGGACAAGCTGGAGGAGTACTGA
- a CDS encoding ArsR/SmtB family transcription factor → MREVLIITEPEKVKILSEETRFRILQLLRQRPMTINELSEALNKDRTTVYRHVKALEKAGVVEELEAHGNERVYSRTARLFLIKADPDESVEQFRQAYLQVEVEKLVRLLEKTGFRVKNRDELVRLAKDVLNEIEVNSQPILKRISQAEIELTEIELFHLLNMLVFLQSCELCEKAKRVKNLIEL, encoded by the coding sequence GTGAGGGAAGTCCTCATAATCACCGAGCCCGAGAAGGTGAAGATCCTCTCCGAGGAGACGCGCTTCAGGATACTCCAGCTCCTCAGGCAGAGGCCGATGACAATAAACGAACTCAGTGAAGCTCTCAACAAGGACAGGACAACGGTTTACAGGCACGTCAAGGCCCTTGAAAAGGCCGGAGTGGTGGAGGAGCTGGAGGCCCACGGGAACGAGAGGGTCTACTCAAGAACCGCCAGACTGTTCCTCATAAAGGCAGACCCTGACGAGAGCGTGGAGCAGTTCAGGCAGGCATACCTCCAGGTGGAGGTCGAGAAGCTCGTCAGACTGCTCGAGAAGACAGGCTTCAGGGTAAAGAACCGTGATGAGCTAGTGAGGCTCGCGAAGGATGTCCTCAATGAGATAGAGGTGAACTCCCAGCCGATTCTCAAGAGAATATCCCAGGCTGAGATAGAGCTGACCGAGATAGAACTCTTCCACCTCCTCAACATGCTGGTCTTCCTCCAGAGCTGCGAGCTGTGCGAGAAGGCAAAGCGCGTCAAGAATCTCATCGAACTCTAA
- a CDS encoding alpha-amylase, translated as MNRGILAALVIALVVLSVSAVPAKAETLENGGVIMQAFYWDVPGGGIWWDTIAQKIPDWASAGISAIWIPPASKGMSGGYSMGYDPYDYFDLGEYYQKGTVETRFGSKAELVNMINTAHAYNMKVIADIVINHRAGGDLEWNPFVNDYTWTDFSKVASGKYTANYLDFHPNELHAGDSGTFGGYPDICHDKSWDQYWLWASQESYAAYLRSIGVDAWRFDYVKGYAPWVVKDWLSWWGGWAVGEYWDTNVDALLSWAYDSGAKVFDFPLYYKMDEAFDNQNIPALVDALRNGGTVVSRDPFKAVTFVANHDTDIIWNKYPAYAFILTYEGQPVIFYRDYEEWLNKDRLKNLIWIHDHLAGGSTDIVYYDSDELIFVRNGYGDKPGLITYINLGSSKAGRWVYVPKFAGSCIHEYTGNLGGWVDKYVSSSGWVYLEAPAHDPANGYYGYSVWSYCGVG; from the coding sequence ATGAACAGGGGTATATTGGCGGCACTGGTGATAGCCCTGGTTGTCTTAAGCGTCTCTGCTGTCCCTGCAAAGGCCGAGACCCTTGAAAACGGCGGCGTCATAATGCAGGCCTTCTACTGGGACGTCCCAGGTGGAGGAATCTGGTGGGACACCATAGCCCAGAAGATACCCGACTGGGCGAGTGCCGGGATTTCGGCAATATGGATTCCCCCCGCGAGCAAGGGCATGAGCGGCGGCTACTCCATGGGCTACGACCCCTACGACTACTTCGACCTCGGCGAGTACTACCAGAAGGGAACCGTTGAGACCCGCTTCGGATCAAAGGCCGAGCTGGTGAACATGATAAACACCGCCCACGCCTACAACATGAAGGTCATAGCCGACATAGTCATCAACCACCGCGCCGGCGGAGACCTCGAGTGGAATCCCTTCGTGAACGACTACACCTGGACCGACTTCTCCAAGGTTGCCTCCGGCAAGTACACCGCCAACTACCTCGACTTCCACCCGAACGAGCTTCACGCGGGCGATTCCGGAACCTTTGGCGGCTATCCGGACATATGCCACGACAAGAGCTGGGACCAGTACTGGCTCTGGGCCAGCCAGGAGAGCTACGCGGCCTACCTCAGGAGCATCGGCGTTGATGCCTGGCGCTTCGACTACGTCAAGGGCTACGCCCCCTGGGTCGTCAAGGACTGGCTCAGCTGGTGGGGCGGCTGGGCGGTAGGAGAGTACTGGGACACCAACGTCGACGCCCTCCTGAGCTGGGCCTACGACAGCGGTGCCAAGGTCTTCGACTTCCCGCTCTACTACAAGATGGACGAGGCCTTCGACAATCAGAACATTCCCGCGCTGGTAGATGCCCTCAGGAACGGTGGAACGGTTGTGAGCCGCGACCCGTTCAAGGCCGTTACCTTCGTCGCCAACCACGACACTGACATAATCTGGAACAAGTACCCGGCCTACGCGTTCATTCTCACCTACGAGGGGCAGCCGGTCATATTCTACCGCGATTATGAAGAGTGGCTCAACAAGGACAGGCTCAAGAACCTCATCTGGATACACGACCACCTTGCGGGAGGGAGCACCGACATAGTCTACTACGACAGCGACGAGCTGATCTTCGTCAGAAACGGCTACGGCGACAAGCCGGGACTGATAACCTACATCAACCTCGGCTCAAGCAAAGCCGGAAGGTGGGTCTACGTTCCGAAGTTCGCCGGCTCCTGCATACACGAGTACACCGGCAACCTCGGGGGCTGGGTTGACAAGTACGTCTCCTCCAGCGGCTGGGTCTACCTCGAGGCCCCGGCCCATGACCCGGCCAACGGCTACTACGGCTACTCGGTCTGGAGCTACTGTGGGGTGGGCTGA
- a CDS encoding bifunctional ADP-dependent NAD(P)H-hydrate dehydratase/NAD(P)H-hydrate epimerase: MRIEDVYIWDINAKWLGITPYQLMENAGAGVARTIEERFGKGLKIAVFSGTGNNGGDGFVTARHLSFENDVTLFLVGDEAKIRSEEARHNWEILKGLDFVKIRVLKDSTYIRSLDLSGFDVIVDALLGAGTKGEPREPIRSAIEKMNEYAGKAKIVSVDLPSGYPSQVQVKADFTVTFQWDKEEYEGFERVVVKIGYPKELYHIVGPGDAKFALRKKGEHKGQNGKLLIIGGSGDYYGAPYLAARAASYLVDLVYLAMPGYPARRVTDPDLILRPVEGKNFSPGHVEELLSIAEKADAVVIGPGIGLSEETKEFVRRFVRRCEKPMVIDADGLKAIAGDLSVLRGKTFVLTPHAGEFKVLFGVKPEGSFQEKAELVRAKAREIGGVILLKGAYDVISDGEAWKYNRTGNRGMTTGGTGDVLAGLVGALLALGNAPLRAASAGAFINGLAGDMVKEGLGENFTALEVAKKVPHTVRWVVEF, from the coding sequence ATGCGCATCGAAGATGTCTACATCTGGGATATCAACGCGAAGTGGCTCGGCATAACCCCTTACCAGCTCATGGAGAACGCCGGGGCTGGCGTTGCCAGGACGATCGAGGAGCGCTTTGGAAAAGGCCTCAAGATAGCCGTCTTTTCTGGAACAGGCAACAACGGTGGCGACGGCTTCGTTACCGCGAGACACCTCAGCTTCGAGAACGATGTCACGCTCTTCCTCGTGGGGGATGAGGCGAAGATAAGGAGCGAGGAGGCAAGGCACAACTGGGAGATACTCAAGGGCCTGGACTTCGTGAAAATCCGGGTTCTCAAGGATTCCACCTACATAAGGTCCCTCGACCTCAGCGGTTTTGACGTCATCGTTGATGCCCTCCTTGGAGCCGGCACAAAGGGCGAGCCGCGCGAGCCGATCCGCTCGGCCATCGAGAAGATGAACGAGTACGCCGGAAAGGCCAAGATAGTCAGCGTTGACCTCCCGAGCGGCTATCCTTCACAGGTTCAAGTTAAGGCCGACTTCACGGTGACCTTCCAGTGGGACAAGGAGGAGTACGAGGGCTTCGAGCGCGTTGTGGTTAAGATAGGATATCCGAAGGAGCTCTACCACATCGTCGGGCCCGGTGATGCGAAGTTCGCTTTGAGGAAGAAGGGCGAGCACAAGGGTCAGAACGGCAAACTGCTCATCATAGGTGGCAGCGGGGACTATTACGGCGCTCCTTACCTTGCGGCAAGGGCGGCATCTTATCTCGTGGATCTGGTTTACCTGGCCATGCCCGGGTATCCGGCGAGGCGGGTAACCGACCCCGACCTGATCCTCAGGCCGGTCGAAGGGAAGAACTTCTCGCCGGGGCACGTTGAAGAACTTCTGAGCATAGCCGAAAAGGCCGACGCCGTCGTCATCGGCCCCGGAATCGGTCTCTCGGAGGAGACGAAGGAGTTCGTGAGGAGGTTCGTTAGGCGCTGCGAAAAGCCGATGGTGATTGATGCGGACGGCCTTAAAGCGATAGCCGGGGACTTGAGCGTTCTTAGAGGTAAAACCTTCGTTCTGACGCCTCACGCCGGTGAGTTCAAGGTTCTCTTTGGGGTGAAGCCCGAAGGTTCCTTCCAGGAAAAGGCGGAGCTCGTGAGGGCAAAGGCAAGGGAAATTGGCGGAGTTATCCTGCTCAAAGGTGCCTACGACGTCATCAGCGATGGAGAGGCATGGAAGTACAACCGGACTGGCAACCGGGGCATGACCACCGGCGGGACCGGGGACGTCTTGGCGGGCCTCGTCGGCGCTCTGCTCGCCCTCGGCAACGCACCATTAAGGGCGGCTTCCGCTGGAGCCTTCATCAACGGCCTCGCCGGGGACATGGTGAAGGAAGGGCTCGGCGAGAACTTCACCGCGCTGGAGGTTGCCAAAAAGGTTCCGCACACGGTCAGGTGGGTGGTGGAGTTCTGA
- a CDS encoding [protein ADP-ribosylglutamate] hydrolase: MLSFEIVRGDITRFPAEAIVNAANKYLEHGGGVAYAIAKAAAGNVAEYIRISKEAMREQLGKSSIEHGEVVVTPALRLERYGIRHVIHTVGPYCGGIWNEERKEKLRKAILGALKKADELGVKTIAFPAISAGIYGCPLEEVVRTFRETVEEFSKEAKSVERVYLVLYSEETYRRALKA, encoded by the coding sequence ATGCTGTCCTTCGAGATCGTCCGCGGGGACATCACCCGCTTTCCTGCCGAGGCCATAGTCAACGCCGCCAACAAATACCTTGAGCACGGCGGCGGTGTCGCCTACGCCATAGCGAAGGCCGCCGCTGGAAACGTTGCCGAGTACATCAGGATAAGCAAGGAGGCCATGCGCGAGCAGCTCGGAAAAAGCTCGATTGAGCACGGTGAGGTTGTTGTAACCCCTGCCCTGAGGCTGGAGCGATACGGAATCAGGCACGTCATTCACACGGTCGGGCCATACTGCGGCGGTATCTGGAACGAGGAGAGGAAAGAAAAGCTTAGAAAAGCAATTCTCGGGGCGCTGAAAAAGGCCGACGAGCTCGGTGTCAAAACCATAGCTTTCCCCGCTATAAGCGCCGGCATCTACGGCTGTCCGCTTGAGGAGGTCGTGAGGACGTTCAGGGAGACCGTAGAGGAGTTCTCGAAGGAAGCGAAGAGCGTGGAGAGGGTTTACCTGGTGCTTTATTCTGAAGAGACCTACCGGCGGGCCTTGAAGGCCTAG
- a CDS encoding amidohydrolase family protein produces MSVLIKNGHVIYGESFEVVKADVLIEGNRIVKVAKEINEPADTVIDAKGKVVSPGFINLHTHSPMGLFRGLADDLPLMDWLQNHIWPREAKLTREYTKAGAYLGALEMIKTGTTTFLDMYFFMDAVAEVVAESGLRGYLSYGMIDLGDPEKTEKEIKEALRTMEFIEKLNSERVHFVFGPHAPYTCSIALLKEVRKLANEHGKLITIHVSETMAEIGQITERYGKSPVVLLDEVGFLGNDVIIAHGVWLDSRDIQILARNGVTVAHNPASNMKLASGVMPLQRLLNAGVNVGLGTDGAASNNNLDMLDEMKLAALLHKVHNLDPTVADAKTVFRMATLNGAKALRLKAGVIKEGYLADIVIVDFNRPHLRPINNVISHLVYSASGNDVETTIVDGKILMLDREVLTLDEEKILDEAEKTIEKLA; encoded by the coding sequence ATGAGCGTTCTCATCAAGAACGGTCACGTTATCTATGGCGAGAGCTTTGAGGTCGTAAAGGCTGATGTTCTCATCGAGGGAAACAGAATCGTCAAGGTTGCCAAGGAAATAAACGAGCCCGCTGACACGGTCATCGACGCCAAGGGAAAAGTCGTTTCTCCCGGCTTCATAAATCTTCACACACACTCGCCGATGGGCCTCTTCCGCGGCCTGGCTGACGATTTACCCCTCATGGACTGGCTCCAGAACCACATCTGGCCGAGGGAGGCGAAGCTAACTCGCGAGTACACCAAGGCCGGTGCCTATCTGGGTGCGCTTGAGATGATAAAGACCGGCACAACGACGTTTTTGGACATGTACTTCTTCATGGACGCGGTTGCCGAGGTCGTCGCGGAGTCGGGGCTGAGGGGCTACCTTTCCTATGGAATGATAGACCTCGGCGACCCCGAGAAGACCGAGAAGGAAATAAAGGAAGCCCTCCGCACGATGGAGTTCATCGAGAAGCTCAACTCGGAGCGCGTTCACTTCGTCTTTGGCCCCCACGCTCCCTACACCTGCTCGATTGCCCTGCTGAAGGAAGTAAGGAAGCTGGCAAACGAGCACGGAAAACTGATAACGATTCACGTGAGCGAGACGATGGCTGAGATAGGCCAGATAACCGAGCGCTACGGCAAGAGCCCCGTCGTTCTGCTCGATGAGGTTGGCTTCCTTGGAAACGACGTGATAATAGCGCACGGCGTCTGGCTCGACAGCAGGGACATTCAGATTCTCGCGAGGAACGGTGTTACAGTGGCTCACAACCCTGCCAGCAACATGAAGCTCGCGAGCGGGGTCATGCCCCTCCAGAGGCTCCTCAACGCGGGCGTAAACGTCGGCCTCGGTACTGACGGCGCCGCCAGCAACAACAACCTCGACATGCTTGACGAGATGAAGCTGGCGGCTTTGCTCCACAAGGTCCACAACCTCGACCCGACGGTTGCCGATGCAAAGACGGTATTCAGGATGGCAACCCTCAACGGTGCAAAGGCACTACGCCTCAAGGCCGGTGTGATAAAGGAGGGCTACCTGGCTGATATAGTCATTGTGGACTTTAACCGGCCCCACCTGAGGCCTATCAACAATGTAATCAGTCACCTCGTTTACTCTGCCAGTGGCAATGACGTGGAGACGACGATAGTCGACGGAAAGATTCTGATGCTGGACCGTGAAGTTCTCACCCTTGACGAGGAGAAGATACTTGATGAGGCTGAAAAAACGATAGAAAAGCTGGCTTAG
- a CDS encoding thermonuclease family protein: MSAVTRRMLFVLAMLSVLLLPVASAYEFQAYGYVTEVVDGDTVWFHSYYGYKAGETFKVRFADINAPEIYTDEGKESKAALEWLLDTYGRYVYLDVDDIYETDRYGRVVAVVYLPFWYYGYALNVNEWLVESGYASIWDHYNEFDPYSWSLWVPI; encoded by the coding sequence GTGAGTGCCGTGACCCGAAGGATGCTCTTTGTTCTCGCCATGCTATCTGTCCTCCTGTTGCCCGTTGCCAGCGCCTACGAGTTTCAGGCCTACGGCTACGTCACTGAGGTCGTCGATGGCGACACCGTGTGGTTCCACTCCTACTACGGCTACAAAGCTGGAGAAACCTTCAAGGTCCGCTTCGCCGACATAAATGCGCCCGAGATATACACCGATGAGGGCAAGGAATCGAAGGCAGCTTTGGAGTGGCTCCTCGATACGTACGGCCGCTACGTCTACCTTGACGTCGATGACATCTATGAAACCGACCGCTACGGCCGCGTGGTCGCGGTGGTTTACCTCCCCTTCTGGTACTATGGCTACGCCCTGAACGTCAATGAGTGGCTCGTCGAGAGCGGCTACGCGAGCATCTGGGACCACTACAACGAGTTCGACCCATACTCCTGGAGCCTCTGGGTTCCCATTTGA
- a CDS encoding S-methyl-5'-thioadenosine phosphorylase: MPRIGIIGGSGVYGVFEPRETVKVHTPYGRPSAPVEIGEIGGVEVAFIPRHGKHHEFPPHEVPYRANIWALKELGVERVIGVTAVGSLREEYKPGDIVITDQFIDFTKKRDYTFYNGPRVAHVSMADPFCPEMRRIFYETAKELGFPVHEKGTYVCIEGPRFSTRAESFMFRQYAHIIGMTLVPEINLARELGMCYANIATVTDYDVWADKPVDAQEVLRVMAENNYKVQELLKKAIPRIPEERKCGCADVLKSMFV; encoded by the coding sequence ATGCCGAGGATTGGGATAATAGGTGGCTCCGGTGTCTACGGAGTCTTCGAGCCGAGGGAGACGGTCAAGGTCCACACCCCCTACGGCAGGCCTTCGGCTCCAGTGGAAATCGGGGAGATAGGGGGCGTCGAGGTGGCTTTCATACCGCGCCACGGCAAGCACCACGAGTTCCCACCGCACGAGGTTCCCTACCGCGCGAACATCTGGGCCCTTAAGGAGCTCGGCGTCGAGCGCGTTATAGGCGTTACCGCCGTCGGCTCGCTCCGCGAGGAGTACAAGCCCGGAGACATCGTCATAACAGACCAGTTCATAGACTTCACCAAGAAGCGCGACTACACATTCTACAATGGACCGCGCGTCGCCCACGTGAGCATGGCCGACCCATTCTGCCCTGAGATGAGGAGGATTTTCTACGAAACTGCCAAGGAGCTCGGCTTCCCGGTTCACGAGAAGGGTACCTATGTCTGCATCGAGGGGCCGCGCTTTTCAACCCGCGCCGAGAGCTTCATGTTCAGGCAGTACGCCCACATAATAGGAATGACTCTCGTTCCCGAGATAAACCTCGCGCGCGAGCTGGGCATGTGCTACGCCAACATAGCGACCGTCACCGACTACGACGTCTGGGCCGACAAACCTGTTGATGCGCAGGAAGTCCTCCGCGTTATGGCCGAGAACAACTACAAGGTTCAGGAGTTGCTTAAGAAGGCCATCCCGCGCATTCCAGAGGAGAGGAAGTGCGGCTGCGCCGACGTGCTGAAGAGCATGTTTGTTTGA
- a CDS encoding proteasome assembly chaperone family protein: MENGRPVKLVLPEVKNPIFIEGYPGIGLVGHIAGNFLAKELGMEMIGYVESPFIPPMTIVLEGKPNPPLRFYGKDNVIVAVADIYVPPTLVNEIAKELVNYLKEMKAEKVFSIGGIGIGFFKEKMEVWGVGARAELNRELEGAGAKILQYGSIMGMSGRLLWEASRGGLDAYVLLGETFGDRPDPRAAANVIEVLKKLAPIEVSTEPLIKEAEMIEEQLRKMHEQMEQARRKEMKQYESIYL, encoded by the coding sequence ATGGAGAACGGAAGGCCCGTCAAGCTCGTCTTACCTGAGGTCAAAAACCCCATCTTCATAGAGGGCTACCCCGGGATTGGCTTGGTCGGCCACATAGCCGGCAACTTCCTGGCTAAGGAGCTCGGAATGGAGATGATAGGCTACGTGGAAAGCCCGTTCATACCACCGATGACGATAGTTCTCGAGGGAAAGCCCAACCCACCGCTCAGGTTTTACGGGAAGGACAACGTCATCGTAGCTGTTGCGGACATCTACGTCCCCCCAACCCTCGTGAACGAGATAGCGAAGGAGCTGGTGAACTACCTGAAAGAGATGAAAGCCGAGAAGGTGTTCTCGATCGGCGGAATTGGGATAGGCTTCTTCAAGGAGAAGATGGAGGTCTGGGGCGTTGGGGCAAGGGCGGAGCTGAACAGGGAGCTTGAGGGGGCAGGGGCAAAGATACTCCAGTACGGCTCTATAATGGGCATGAGCGGAAGGCTCCTCTGGGAGGCGAGCAGGGGCGGCCTTGATGCCTACGTTCTGCTCGGTGAGACATTCGGCGACAGGCCCGACCCGAGGGCAGCTGCCAACGTCATCGAGGTTCTGAAGAAGCTGGCCCCGATAGAGGTATCGACCGAGCCGCTCATCAAGGAGGCCGAGATGATCGAGGAGCAGCTCAGGAAGATGCACGAGCAGATGGAGCAGGCGAGGAGGAAGGAGATGAAACAGTACGAGAGCATCTACCTGTGA
- a CDS encoding DUF473 family protein produces MEAVILAGIARRVLDELLRNPYRTIELRSARNVMAVEAALREAMRLFLTYDPFEDVSTGTEGLLAELMEAKYLETRIPWEESDEREVTICRAKVKLVGLGRVVEVERRKGVMLARVRELFPHEMDIG; encoded by the coding sequence ATGGAGGCGGTGATCTTAGCTGGAATCGCGAGGAGGGTTCTCGATGAACTCCTCAGGAACCCCTACCGAACGATAGAGCTGAGGAGCGCGAGGAACGTGATGGCAGTCGAGGCGGCCCTACGCGAGGCGATGAGGCTCTTCCTGACCTACGACCCCTTCGAGGACGTTTCCACTGGAACGGAAGGCCTGCTGGCCGAGCTTATGGAAGCTAAGTATCTGGAGACGAGGATTCCATGGGAGGAGAGCGACGAGAGGGAGGTAACGATATGCAGGGCAAAGGTTAAGCTCGTAGGCCTTGGGCGTGTGGTGGAAGTCGAGAGGAGAAAGGGGGTTATGCTCGCGAGGGTCAGGGAGCTGTTTCCCCACGAGATGGACATAGGCTAA
- the nucS gene encoding endonuclease NucS gives MPKVEAIQNPSREELLTLIDSALSKEAVLTIFARCRVHYDGRAKSELGSGDRVILVKPDGAFLVHQSKKREPVNWQPPGSFVTVEVREGLVVLRSVRRKPKEILEVELEEVYLASLFNAEDYEELALTGSEAEMAEMIFRNPELIEPGFKPLFREKQIGHGIVDILGKDGRGNLVVLELKRRKADLHAVSQLKRYVEALEREHGKVRGILVAPSLTSGAKKLLEKEGLEFRKVEPPKKEKLGRGRQKTLF, from the coding sequence ATGCCCAAGGTTGAGGCGATTCAGAATCCTTCCCGAGAGGAGCTTCTCACATTGATCGATTCCGCCCTCTCCAAGGAGGCCGTGCTCACCATATTCGCCCGCTGCAGGGTTCACTACGACGGCCGGGCGAAGAGCGAGCTCGGCTCCGGCGACAGGGTGATACTGGTCAAGCCCGACGGTGCATTTCTCGTTCACCAGAGCAAGAAGCGCGAGCCCGTGAACTGGCAGCCGCCGGGGAGCTTCGTTACAGTGGAGGTGCGGGAAGGGCTAGTTGTTCTCCGCTCGGTGAGGAGGAAGCCGAAGGAGATCCTGGAGGTCGAGCTTGAGGAGGTCTACCTGGCTTCGCTCTTCAACGCGGAGGACTACGAGGAGCTGGCCTTGACCGGGAGCGAGGCCGAGATGGCGGAGATGATATTCAGGAACCCGGAGCTCATTGAGCCCGGCTTCAAGCCGCTCTTTCGTGAGAAACAGATCGGCCATGGAATAGTGGATATCCTCGGGAAGGACGGCAGGGGAAACCTCGTCGTCCTCGAGCTGAAGCGCAGGAAGGCGGATTTGCATGCCGTCAGCCAGCTGAAGCGCTACGTGGAGGCGCTGGAGAGGGAGCATGGAAAAGTTAGGGGGATTCTGGTTGCCCCGTCCCTAACCTCCGGCGCGAAAAAGCTCCTTGAAAAGGAGGGGCTGGAGTTCAGAAAGGTCGAGCCGCCGAAGAAGGAAAAGCTCGGCAGGGGAAGGCAGAAGACCCTGTTTTAG